A stretch of Flexivirga aerilata DNA encodes these proteins:
- the rplE gene encoding 50S ribosomal protein L5: MTATTNEKVAPRLKARYQDEIKNNLQSEFNFANVMQVPTVTKVVVNMGVGDAARDSKLIDGAIKDLAAITGQKPAVTKARKSIAQFKLREGMPIGAHTTLRGDRMWEFLDRLVSIALPRIRDFRGLSPKQFDGNGNYTFGLTEQSVFYEIDQDKIDRVRGMDITVVTTASNDDEGRALLKQLGFPFKEN, encoded by the coding sequence ATGACCGCGACCACGAACGAGAAGGTGGCGCCCCGTCTCAAGGCGCGCTACCAGGACGAGATCAAGAACAACCTGCAGAGCGAGTTCAACTTCGCCAACGTCATGCAGGTGCCGACGGTGACCAAGGTCGTCGTGAACATGGGTGTCGGCGACGCCGCCCGTGACTCCAAGCTGATCGACGGCGCGATCAAGGACCTCGCGGCGATCACCGGCCAGAAGCCGGCGGTCACCAAGGCCCGCAAGTCGATCGCGCAGTTCAAGCTGCGTGAGGGCATGCCGATCGGCGCGCACACCACGCTGCGCGGCGACCGCATGTGGGAGTTCCTCGACCGCCTGGTGTCGATCGCGCTGCCGCGCATCCGCGACTTCCGCGGCCTGTCGCCCAAGCAGTTCGACGGCAACGGCAACTACACCTTCGGTCTGACCGAGCAGTCGGTGTTCTACGAGATCGACCAGGACAAGATCGACCGGGTCCGCGGCATGGACATCACGGTCGTCACCACTGCGAGCAACGACGACGAAGGCCGGGCCCTGTTGAAGCAACTCGGCTTCCCTTTTAAGGAGAACTGA
- a CDS encoding type Z 30S ribosomal protein S14, with amino-acid sequence MAKKALVNKANKKPKFEVRAYTRCQRCGRPHSVYRKFGLCRICLREMAHRGELPGVTKSSW; translated from the coding sequence ATGGCGAAGAAGGCCCTGGTCAACAAGGCCAACAAGAAGCCGAAGTTCGAGGTCCGCGCCTACACCCGCTGCCAGCGGTGCGGCCGCCCGCACTCGGTCTACCGCAAGTTCGGCCTGTGCCGGATCTGCCTGCGCGAGATGGCGCACCGCGGCGAGCTGCCCGGCGTCACCAAGTCCAGCTGGTGA
- the rpsH gene encoding 30S ribosomal protein S8 translates to MTMTDPIADMLTRVRNANSAHHDSATMPHSKLKAHIAEILQAEGYISGFRVEGEGVDKTLTIDLKYGPNRERSIAGVRRVSKPGLRVYAKSTNLPKVLGGLGVAILSTSSGLLTDKQAATKGVGGEVLAYVW, encoded by the coding sequence ATGACGATGACCGACCCGATCGCGGACATGCTGACCCGCGTCCGGAACGCCAACTCGGCGCACCACGACTCGGCGACCATGCCGCACAGCAAGCTCAAGGCGCACATCGCCGAGATCCTCCAGGCGGAGGGTTACATCTCCGGCTTCCGCGTCGAGGGCGAGGGCGTCGACAAGACGCTCACCATCGACCTGAAGTACGGCCCCAACCGGGAGCGCTCCATCGCCGGCGTCCGCCGCGTGAGCAAGCCCGGTCTGCGGGTCTACGCCAAGTCCACCAACCTGCCCAAGGTGCTCGGTGGCCTCGGCGTTGCCATCCTGTCCACCTCGTCGGGCCTGCTCACTGACAAGCAGGCCGCGACCAAGGGCGTCGGCGGGGAAGTCCTCGCCTACGTCTGGTGA
- the rplF gene encoding 50S ribosomal protein L6: MSRIGRLPVPVPSGVEVTIDGQAVAVKGPKGQLELTVPAPITVAKGEDGAINVSRPNDERESRARHGLTRSLINNMVVGVTDGFTKKLEIHGTGYRVVAKGADLEFALGYSHPILVKAPEGITFAVENQTHFSVTGVDKQQVGEVAANIRKLRKPDPYKAKGVRYEGEHIRRKVGKAGK; encoded by the coding sequence ATGTCGCGTATCGGACGTCTTCCCGTTCCGGTGCCCAGTGGTGTCGAGGTGACCATCGACGGCCAGGCCGTCGCGGTCAAGGGCCCGAAGGGTCAGCTGGAGCTGACCGTGCCCGCCCCGATCACCGTGGCCAAGGGCGAGGACGGTGCGATCAACGTGTCGCGCCCCAACGACGAGCGTGAGTCGCGGGCCCGCCACGGGCTGACCCGCAGCCTCATCAACAACATGGTCGTCGGCGTGACCGACGGCTTCACCAAGAAGCTGGAGATCCACGGCACGGGTTACCGCGTGGTCGCCAAGGGTGCGGACCTGGAGTTCGCGCTCGGCTACAGCCACCCGATCCTGGTCAAGGCTCCCGAGGGCATCACCTTCGCCGTCGAGAACCAGACCCACTTCTCGGTGACCGGTGTCGACAAGCAGCAGGTCGGTGAGGTCGCCGCCAACATCCGCAAGCTGCGCAAGCCCGACCCGTACAAGGCGAAGGGTGTTCGCTACGAAGGCGAGCACATCCGCCGCAAGGTCGGAAAGGCTGGTAAGTAA
- the rplR gene encoding 50S ribosomal protein L18, whose product MAKIVKRSTSKAAARSRRHLRLRKRVAGTAERPRLVVTRSSRHVFVQVVDDTVGKTVASASTMEADLRSFDGDKTAKARRVGELVAARAKEAGVDSVVFDRGGNKYAGRVSAIADGAREGGLTL is encoded by the coding sequence ATGGCAAAGATTGTGAAGCGCTCCACGAGCAAGGCCGCCGCACGCTCGCGTCGCCACCTGCGTCTGCGCAAGCGGGTCGCCGGCACCGCCGAGCGTCCCCGCCTGGTCGTGACCCGCTCCTCGCGGCACGTCTTCGTGCAGGTCGTCGACGACACCGTCGGCAAGACCGTCGCGTCGGCGTCGACCATGGAGGCCGACCTGCGTTCCTTCGACGGCGACAAGACCGCCAAGGCCCGCCGTGTCGGCGAGCTGGTCGCGGCTCGCGCCAAGGAGGCCGGTGTCGACTCGGTCGTGTTCGACCGGGGCGGCAACAAGTACGCCGGTCGCGTGTCCGCGATCGCCGACGGCGCCCGCGAAGGTGGGCTGACGCTGTGA